In the genome of Acidovorax sp. 69, the window GGTGGCTTTCACAAGGTACCCGCGAGGTATCTGTTTGCGGGCACGATAGGCTTTCACGGCATCTTTTTGCTGGTCAGGCCTGTGCTGTTTCGGTTGGCAGCACCCAATGGCGTGTTGGACTCCGAATCCAGCATGGTGGCAATGTTGTCGCAGTTTGTGGTGCTGGAAGCCACTTTGGCGCTGGTGTTGACAGCATTTGGTGCGCTGATGCTCATCAACGAGTTCATTGCCAGCGAGCTTCGCCACCTTGCCGAGGTAGACCCGCTTACCAACGTGTTCAACCGCCGGGCATTCCTCACGCTGCTGGACAAAGCCATTAGTAATGCGCAGCGCATGCAGACCGCGCTCCCGGTTCTGGTGATGGATCTGGACCATTTCAAGAAGGTCAACGACACCTGGGGGCACCGGGCGGGTGATGATGTGCTGCGCCATTTTGTGGTGCTGGCCAATTGCTGCCTGCGCAAGGAGGACGTGATCGGTCGCCTGGGGGGCGAGGAGTTCGCCATCTTTTTACCCAACGCCGGTGGGGGCGGCGCCATTGCCGTCGCGGAGCGACTGCGCGCCCTGGTCGAGGCGCACCCGGTGGTCACTGGCCAGCGCTCGATTGCGCTCACCGTGAGCGTCGGGGTCACCCTGTGCACCGGCGACGAATCGGCCGACGCAGCGTTGCAGCGAGCCGATGAGGCCATGTACCTGGCCAAGGAGCGGGGGCGCAACCGCGTGGAAATGTCACCCCGGATGTCGATGGCCGCCTGAC includes:
- a CDS encoding GGDEF domain-containing protein; protein product: MHSPTLIIVAAILSALVTVVLYAVWYFNQHIPGLRLWMLSFSCASVACINLLVRDHFPQALSVVLAQGSIAMGAYLCFLGSRAYMGRAPVRHAIAACALAMLLLLSVYFTVVQPHLGARFVLSGLVSGVCYLLTARTMAHGGFHKVPARYLFAGTIGFHGIFLLVRPVLFRLAAPNGVLDSESSMVAMLSQFVVLEATLALVLTAFGALMLINEFIASELRHLAEVDPLTNVFNRRAFLTLLDKAISNAQRMQTALPVLVMDLDHFKKVNDTWGHRAGDDVLRHFVVLANCCLRKEDVIGRLGGEEFAIFLPNAGGGGAIAVAERLRALVEAHPVVTGQRSIALTVSVGVTLCTGDESADAALQRADEAMYLAKERGRNRVEMSPRMSMAA